A window of Candidatus Abyssobacteria bacterium SURF_5 contains these coding sequences:
- a CDS encoding insulinase family protein → MRKDAFGIALLLLLQVLWISSAVAEDQEPRRVVLDNGMTVILLENHNSPVVTIQAWVRAGTVTEQEFIGSGVSHFVEHMLFKGTDRRSVGQLGEEVKAAGGQTNAYTGYDRTVYYITFHRDSFDKCLDILSDALMNSTFDPAEVEKEREVILKEIKMNRDDAFRRLYMRAQLTAYAVHPYGNPVIGYENLLRNLTRDDLVTYYKRLYIPNNITFIAVGDLDADDAFPKIEAAFADFQRKSISPITVPSEPPQEGGREYSEEFDVTVAQSMMGFHGPSLFSDDVYPMDVLAIILGGGDTSRLYRELREKQGIVYHIDAWSATPRDPGMFWVSSSFEPENAEKVRQAIWQQIEKVKAEQVTEEELETARAKVLSSYLFSRESVEGQARSLGTGEVEAHDLNYDKRYVDSVARVTAAEIQGVARKYFFEENMVVTALFPRGKGPAAEVVQREERHVPQIEKTVLSNGITLLLRDGPSTETVSIKSIFLGGALAETPETNGITNLMSKTMLKGTKTRSAEEIAAAIESRGGTMSSFSGHNSFGFDVSMLSSDVETGLAVLGDVVANPVFPEQEMQREKMAALANIKSVNDEIFSSSMKLFRETMFNGHPYSFLLQGDPEVIASLTPDDLRAFHTKAVNPSRMVLSIFGKIDEERVIDLVQEYFGSLGPVESPAPSAFPPDFPDVITRAQRELNKEQLSIVIGFPGVTVANPDRYPLDVLTALLNSQGGKLFQVLRDEQGLAYSVGAFNLVGVEPGAFVMYILTIPQKQDDAAAGMLDVIRDIKESGVQPQELERAKIELIGKHAIGLQTNSQIATEASFDELYGLGYDNYKTYDEKIRAVTAEDIQRVLSLVIDFDRYVMVRVGDVDMQGE, encoded by the coding sequence ATGCGGAAAGATGCTTTTGGGATAGCTTTATTGTTACTGCTTCAGGTGTTATGGATTTCCTCCGCGGTGGCAGAAGACCAGGAGCCGCGCAGGGTCGTGCTCGACAACGGGATGACCGTTATCCTGCTCGAGAACCATAATTCCCCGGTGGTAACCATTCAGGCATGGGTGAGAGCGGGGACGGTTACCGAGCAGGAATTTATCGGCAGCGGGGTCTCACATTTCGTCGAGCACATGCTGTTCAAAGGGACGGACCGGCGAAGCGTCGGCCAACTGGGGGAAGAAGTGAAGGCGGCGGGCGGCCAGACCAACGCCTATACCGGCTATGACAGGACGGTCTACTATATAACCTTCCACAGGGACTCATTCGATAAGTGCCTCGATATTTTAAGCGATGCCTTGATGAATTCGACTTTCGATCCCGCTGAAGTCGAGAAAGAGCGTGAAGTAATTCTCAAAGAGATAAAGATGAATCGCGATGACGCATTCCGCCGCCTGTACATGAGGGCGCAGTTGACGGCATACGCGGTTCATCCGTATGGCAATCCGGTCATTGGGTATGAGAATCTGCTGAGGAATCTGACGCGCGACGACCTGGTCACTTACTATAAAAGGCTGTATATTCCCAACAATATCACGTTTATAGCGGTCGGCGATCTTGATGCGGATGATGCATTCCCGAAGATAGAAGCCGCCTTCGCCGATTTTCAGCGAAAATCGATCTCTCCCATCACTGTTCCTTCAGAGCCGCCCCAGGAAGGGGGGCGCGAGTACAGCGAGGAGTTTGATGTCACCGTGGCCCAGAGCATGATGGGGTTTCACGGGCCGAGCCTTTTTTCAGACGACGTGTATCCGATGGACGTGCTGGCGATCATCCTGGGCGGCGGCGATACCTCGCGCCTGTACCGGGAGCTGCGGGAAAAGCAAGGCATTGTCTATCACATAGATGCATGGTCGGCTACACCGAGGGATCCCGGCATGTTCTGGGTCAGCAGCTCATTTGAGCCGGAAAACGCGGAAAAGGTAAGGCAGGCTATTTGGCAGCAAATCGAAAAAGTAAAGGCGGAGCAGGTAACCGAAGAGGAACTGGAAACGGCGAGGGCGAAAGTGCTGAGCTCGTATCTGTTTTCCAGAGAATCCGTAGAGGGCCAGGCCAGAAGCCTTGGAACGGGCGAAGTAGAGGCCCATGACCTCAATTATGATAAGCGGTATGTCGATTCGGTCGCGCGCGTGACTGCCGCGGAGATCCAAGGCGTCGCCAGGAAGTATTTCTTCGAGGAAAACATGGTCGTGACGGCCCTGTTTCCGAGAGGAAAAGGTCCGGCGGCGGAGGTCGTTCAGCGGGAAGAGCGGCATGTTCCGCAGATAGAGAAAACCGTTCTCTCAAATGGGATTACGTTGCTGCTTCGCGACGGCCCCAGTACGGAAACCGTTTCGATAAAATCGATTTTTCTTGGCGGCGCGCTGGCGGAGACTCCGGAAACCAATGGAATCACCAATCTCATGAGCAAGACGATGCTGAAGGGCACCAAGACGCGCTCGGCTGAGGAGATTGCGGCGGCAATCGAGTCGCGCGGCGGCACCATGAGCTCGTTCTCCGGCCATAACAGCTTCGGATTTGACGTGAGCATGCTCAGCAGCGATGTTGAAACAGGGCTTGCCGTGCTGGGCGATGTTGTCGCTAATCCTGTTTTCCCCGAGCAGGAAATGCAGCGAGAGAAAATGGCGGCGCTTGCCAATATCAAGAGCGTCAACGACGAGATCTTCTCGTCTTCGATGAAGTTGTTCCGCGAAACCATGTTCAATGGACATCCCTACAGTTTCCTGCTGCAAGGAGATCCTGAGGTAATTGCCTCGCTTACTCCGGACGATCTGCGGGCGTTCCACACGAAGGCGGTCAATCCGTCGCGAATGGTTCTCAGCATATTCGGCAAGATTGATGAGGAGCGGGTTATTGATCTCGTCCAGGAGTATTTCGGCTCGCTCGGACCAGTGGAATCTCCCGCCCCTTCAGCGTTTCCTCCCGATTTCCCGGACGTTATCACCCGGGCGCAGCGGGAGTTGAACAAGGAGCAACTCTCCATAGTTATTGGGTTCCCCGGCGTCACCGTCGCCAATCCCGACAGGTACCCGCTCGATGTGCTGACCGCCCTGCTCAACAGTCAGGGCGGGAAACTGTTCCAGGTTCTGCGCGACGAGCAGGGTCTGGCTTATTCTGTCGGCGCATTCAATCTCGTGGGCGTCGAGCCGGGCGCATTTGTCATGTACATCCTCACGATTCCTCAAAAGCAGGATGACGCAGCCGCCGGAATGCTCGACGTGATTCGTGATATCAAAGAGAGCGGCGTCCAGCCCCAGGAGCTTGAACGGGCGAAGATCGAACTCATCGGGAAGCACGCAATCGGGCTGCAAACCAACAGCCAGATTGCCACGGAAGCTTCGTTTGACGAGCTTTACGGACTTGGCTACGACAATTACAAAACGTATGATGAGAAAATCAGAGCGGTAACCGCCGAAGACATTCAGCGGGTGCTGTCGCTAGTCATCGATTTCGATCGCTACGTCATGGTCCGGGTTGGCGACGTCGACATGCAAGGTGAGTAG
- a CDS encoding branched-chain amino acid transaminase: MDFGAYAFFEGNFVPIEDAKVSIMTHTFNYGTGVFEGIRGYWNGNESQLYIFKLQKHYQRMFKNFNLFRIRLPLSIEETCRITVELARMNEFRQDMYIRPIAYKSSYELGPRIDDLKDEFTVFNIKLGDYLDTARGLSVMVSSWRRVPDNCIPARSKATGIYINSALASTEAKENGFDEAIMLAQDGFVSEGSAMNLFMVRDGELITTPVTSDILEGVTRDTIIQLAREQMGIETVIRPIGRTELYLADELFFCGTGAQVAPVTAVDRRAIGNGNPGELTLKLQALYFDMVQNRLPEYSHWLTPVY, encoded by the coding sequence ATGGATTTTGGGGCTTATGCCTTTTTTGAGGGCAATTTTGTACCAATCGAGGACGCGAAAGTCAGTATCATGACCCATACGTTCAATTACGGAACCGGAGTGTTCGAAGGGATACGCGGCTACTGGAACGGAAATGAGAGCCAGTTGTACATATTCAAACTGCAGAAACATTATCAGCGAATGTTCAAGAATTTCAACTTGTTCAGAATCAGGCTTCCCCTTTCGATCGAGGAGACCTGCCGAATCACCGTCGAACTGGCTCGTATGAACGAGTTTCGCCAGGATATGTACATTCGACCGATAGCCTACAAGAGTTCCTACGAACTCGGGCCGCGCATCGACGATCTGAAGGACGAGTTCACCGTTTTCAACATAAAGCTGGGCGATTACTTGGACACCGCCAGAGGCCTGAGTGTAATGGTATCGAGTTGGCGCAGGGTACCGGATAATTGCATTCCCGCGCGCAGCAAGGCAACGGGTATCTATATCAATTCGGCATTGGCATCGACGGAAGCCAAGGAAAACGGATTCGATGAAGCGATCATGCTCGCGCAAGACGGCTTTGTCTCCGAAGGAAGCGCAATGAATTTGTTCATGGTGCGCGATGGCGAGTTAATTACAACTCCGGTAACGTCGGATATTCTGGAAGGAGTTACCAGGGATACGATCATTCAGCTCGCGCGCGAGCAAATGGGCATAGAAACCGTCATTCGCCCAATCGGCCGAACGGAGCTGTATCTTGCCGATGAGCTTTTCTTCTGCGGCACGGGCGCACAGGTGGCGCCGGTAACCGCGGTGGATCGACGCGCTATCGGGAATGGCAACCCGGGCGAACTCACGCTGAAGTTGCAGGCTCTTTATTTCGACATGGTTCAAAACAGACTGCCGGAATACTCGCACTGGCTGACTCCCGTTTACTGA